The following are from one region of the Quercus robur chromosome 1, dhQueRobu3.1, whole genome shotgun sequence genome:
- the LOC126726093 gene encoding fasciclin-like arabinogalactan protein 12, with product MTKQALFSLSILLVFLFHCITTLGQPAAAPAQPANAPVQPANAPVQPATPPVVQPAKAPAPVQSAKVPPTKKGVPDVTKILGKAGGFSVFIRLLKSTGVSDQLYGQLNNSKNGFTIFAPTDAAFSSLKAGTINSLSDLQKTQLVQFHILNTVVTLSNFQTLSNPVPTEAGDAGEFPLTVTTAGNQVNISSILVNTTLGGTVYSDNQLDIYQVDQVLLPLDIFNPKPKHTVKAPASAPTLSKPKSLDNDNDADADADTPSVAAKVDASGALSLKRHENGILMSIGVALVAFIVTRGLWWC from the coding sequence ATGACAAAACAGGCTCTCTTCTCCCTGTcaattttacttgtatttctcTTCCATTGCATCACAACTTTAGGCCAGCCTGCCGCAGCTCCAGCCCAGCCAGCAAATGCTCCAGTTCAGCCTGCAAATGCTCCAGTCCAGCCAGCCACTCCACCAGTAGTTCAGCCTGCCAAGGCCCCAGCTCCAGTCCAGTCTGCCAAGGTCCCCCCCACAAAGAAAGGTGTCCCAGATGTCACCAAAATCCTTGGTAAGGCTGGTGGGTTCTCAGTCTTTATCCGCCTCTTAAAGAGTACCGGAGTTTCTGACCAATTATACGGCCAGCTCAACAATTCAAAGAATGGGTTTACCATCTTTGCTCCTACTGATGCTGCATTTTCGAGCCTCAAAGCGGGCACTATAAACTCTTTGTCTGACCTACAAAAGACCCAACTAGTACAATTTCACATATTAAACACAGTTGTTACTCTCTCAAATTTCCAAACTCTGAGCAATCCGGTGCCCACAGAGGCCGGAGATGCCGGTGAGTTCCCACTAACAGTGACCACTGCTGGCAACCAAGTGAACATCTCTTCTATTCTTGTTAATACCACGTTGGGTGGAACTGTGTATTCGGATAACCAGCTTGATATTTATCAAGTGGATCAAGTGCTTCTTCCTCTTGACATTTTTAATCCTAAGCCTAAGCATACGGTAAAGGCACCAGCCTCGGCCCCGACATTGTCAAAGCCTAAGTCTTTggacaatgataatgatgcagaTGCAGATGCAGACACTCCGTCTGTTGCTGCAAAAGTGGATGCGTCTGGAGCACTGAGTCTCAAGAGGCATgaaaatggaatattgatgTCCATTGGAGTTGCTCTTGTTGCATTCATTGTCACTAGGGGACTTTGGTGGTGTTAA